The region GCGTCTCCCATGGATTTCTGCTTTTCTGGAGATGCTATTCCAACCTTACATTCAACGTGTCAACACTTGGGTTGGCTCGCAAGAAATCCGAGGATTGGGGAATCTTTCTCATCGATATAGTTGACTGCATTCTTAGGAACCATTCTGGGAATGGGGTGGAGACACTCGATCTGTGCCTCCTATCTTGCGAAAATATTGACCCTTCCTACCTGGACAGATGGCTGCAGATTGCTGTTCGTTTGGGGATCAAAGAACTTAAGTTGGAGATGACTAACTTCATGAAGAAAAAGTACAGCTTCCCATGTTCGGTTCTGTCTGATGATGCAGCTGCAAGTTCGATTCGGTCTCTTTGCCTCAGCGCTTGCGTCTTTCGTCCCACAACAACACTTGGCTGCTTGAGAAGACTGAACGCATTATCCCTGTTTTCTGTCCAGATTACTGATGAGGGATTAGGGCACTTGCTCTCGAAATCTTTCGCCTTGCAGCAGTTATTTATCTTCGGATGCAATGCGATAACATGCGTGAAGATACCTTCCATGCTGCAGCAACTCAAGCTCCTCACTATTAAATTGTGTGAGAAGCTGCAGGTGGTAGAGATCAATGCTCCAAGGCTCTCCTCTTTTCACTTTGATGGAGCGCTAGTAAAAATCTCGGTTGTGGATCCTTCACCGCTTAGGGATGTCTATTTTTCATCTCCCCGTCAGTCCCGCATGCTGTCTTATGCTCGTACGAGGCTTCCATCCATCACACGAAATGTTAGGTGCCTGACCCTGGTGTCTTCTGATGAGGTATGCATTGGGTTTTTACAGGTTATTCTGTATAAACATATAAAGTGGATGGTTATGATACAATAGTTTCCATCTGAACAGTCTAAACTCTTTAATCCaatttcataattcttcatacaatGGTTTGGAATTTCTTGACCCGTTCTATGCTTATTGTCTCATAATTACTCCCAAGTCACTGTATAACTGAGAATCATCGTTCTTGAATAAATTTTTACGTATTATTTCAGTATTTCTTCTTTCGAAAAAATCATGGTATTAATCCTTGAGATGTGCACATCATCTGAAATTATCAACAACATTTTCTGATTTTAGGTCTAACTGTACAGTGCTTGGTATAAGGGCTTATATATT is a window of Triticum aestivum cultivar Chinese Spring unplaced genomic scaffold, IWGSC CS RefSeq v2.1 scaffold159147, whole genome shotgun sequence DNA encoding:
- the LOC123177326 gene encoding uncharacterized protein, encoding MHHIYSLLPLRDAARAACVSHGFLLFWRCYSNLTFNVSTLGLARKKSEDWGIFLIDIVDCILRNHSGNGVETLDLCLLSCENIDPSYLDRWLQIAVRLGIKELKLEMTNFMKKKYSFPCSVLSDDAAASSIRSLCLSACVFRPTTTLGCLRRLNALSLFSVQITDEGLGHLLSKSFALQQLFIFGCNAITCVKIPSMLQQLKLLTIKLCEKLQVVEINAPRLSSFHFDGALVKISVVDPSPLRDVYFSSPRQSRMLSYARTRLPSITRNVRCLTLVSSDEVCIGFLQVILYKHIKWMVMIQ